A part of Vulpes vulpes isolate BD-2025 chromosome 15, VulVul3, whole genome shotgun sequence genomic DNA contains:
- the SFXN3 gene encoding sideroflexin-3 isoform X1, protein MGELPLDINIQEPRWDQSTFLGRARHFFTVTDPRNLLLSGAQLEASRNIVQNYRAGVVTPGLTEDQLWRAKYVYDSAFHPDTGEKVVLIGRMSAQVPMNMTITGCMLTFYRQTPTVVFWQWVNQSFNAVVNYSNRSGDAPITVGQLGTAYVSATTGAVATALGLKSLTKHLPPLVGRFVPFAAVAAANCINIPLMRQRELQVGIPVTDEESQRLGHSVAAAKQGIFQVVISRICMAIPAMAIPPVIMDTLEKKDFLKRRPWLGAPLQVGLVGFCLVFATPLCCALFPQRSSLHVSRLEPELRAQIREQNPDIEVVYYNKGL, encoded by the exons ATGGGTGAGTTGCCCTTAGATATCAATATCCAGGAACCTCGCTGGGACCAAAGCACTTTCCTGGGCAGAGCCCGGCACTTCTTCACTGTTACTGACCCCCGAAATCTGCTGCTGTCTGGAGCACAGCTGGAAGCTTCACGGAACATCGTGCAGAACTACAG GGCTGGCGTGGTGACACCCGGGCTCACTGAGGACCAGCTGTGGAGGGCCAAGTATGTGTACGACTCTGCCTTCCATCCCGACACAGGGGAGAAGGTGGTCCTGATTGGCCGTATGTCAGCGCAGGTGCCCATGAACATGACCATCACTGGCTGCATGCTCACCTTCTACAGGCAG ACACCGACAGTGGTGTTCTGGCAGTGGGTGAATCAGTCCTTCAACGCTGTTGTTAACTACTCCAACCGCAGTGGCGATGCTCCCATTACTGTGGG GCAGCTGGGAACAGCTTATGTGAGTGCCACCACTGGTGCGGTGGCCACAGCCCTGGGACTCAAATCCCTCACCAAG cacctgcccccccTGGTTGGCAGATTTGTGCCCTTTGCAGCGGTGGCAGCTGCCAACTGCATCAATATCCCCCTGATGAGGCAGAG GGAACTGCAGGTGGGCATCCCAGTGACTGATGAGGAAAGTCAGAGACTTGGCCACTCGGTGGCTGCAGCCAAGCAGGGAATCTTCCAGGTGGTGATATCAAGAATCTGCATGGCCATTCCTGCCATGG CCATTCCCCCCGTGATCATGGACACTCTGGAGAAGAAAGACTTCCTAAAG CGTCGCCCTTGGCTGGGGGCACCCCTGCAGGTGGGACTGGTGGGCTTCTG CCTGGTATTTGCCACCCCCTTGTGCTGTGCCCTGTTCCCCCAGAGAAG CTCCTTACATGTGAGCAGGCTGGAGCCAGAGCTGAGAGCTCAGATCCGTGAGCAAAACCCTGACATCGAAGTGGTTTACTACAACAAGGGGCTTTGA
- the SFXN3 gene encoding sideroflexin-3 isoform X2 gives MGELPLDINIQEPRWDQSTFLGRARHFFTVTDPRNLLLSGAQLEASRNIVQNYRAGVVTPGLTEDQLWRAKYVYDSAFHPDTGEKVVLIGRMSAQVPMNMTITGCMLTFYRKTPTVVFWQWVNQSFNAVVNYSNRSGDAPITVGQLGTAYVSATTGAVATALGLKSLTKHLPPLVGRFVPFAAVAAANCINIPLMRQRELQVGIPVTDEESQRLGHSVAAAKQGIFQVVISRICMAIPAMAIPPVIMDTLEKKDFLKRRPWLGAPLQVGLVGFCLVFATPLCCALFPQRSSLHVSRLEPELRAQIREQNPDIEVVYYNKGL, from the exons ATGGGTGAGTTGCCCTTAGATATCAATATCCAGGAACCTCGCTGGGACCAAAGCACTTTCCTGGGCAGAGCCCGGCACTTCTTCACTGTTACTGACCCCCGAAATCTGCTGCTGTCTGGAGCACAGCTGGAAGCTTCACGGAACATCGTGCAGAACTACAG GGCTGGCGTGGTGACACCCGGGCTCACTGAGGACCAGCTGTGGAGGGCCAAGTATGTGTACGACTCTGCCTTCCATCCCGACACAGGGGAGAAGGTGGTCCTGATTGGCCGTATGTCAGCGCAGGTGCCCATGAACATGACCATCACTGGCTGCATGCTCACCTTCTACAG GAAGACACCGACAGTGGTGTTCTGGCAGTGGGTGAATCAGTCCTTCAACGCTGTTGTTAACTACTCCAACCGCAGTGGCGATGCTCCCATTACTGTGGG GCAGCTGGGAACAGCTTATGTGAGTGCCACCACTGGTGCGGTGGCCACAGCCCTGGGACTCAAATCCCTCACCAAG cacctgcccccccTGGTTGGCAGATTTGTGCCCTTTGCAGCGGTGGCAGCTGCCAACTGCATCAATATCCCCCTGATGAGGCAGAG GGAACTGCAGGTGGGCATCCCAGTGACTGATGAGGAAAGTCAGAGACTTGGCCACTCGGTGGCTGCAGCCAAGCAGGGAATCTTCCAGGTGGTGATATCAAGAATCTGCATGGCCATTCCTGCCATGG CCATTCCCCCCGTGATCATGGACACTCTGGAGAAGAAAGACTTCCTAAAG CGTCGCCCTTGGCTGGGGGCACCCCTGCAGGTGGGACTGGTGGGCTTCTG CCTGGTATTTGCCACCCCCTTGTGCTGTGCCCTGTTCCCCCAGAGAAG CTCCTTACATGTGAGCAGGCTGGAGCCAGAGCTGAGAGCTCAGATCCGTGAGCAAAACCCTGACATCGAAGTGGTTTACTACAACAAGGGGCTTTGA